AACGCTATCATGACTGCAATGTAAGTGGTCGGCGGGCGCTGATTGCGCTTGTGCCTATCATTGGTATTTTGTGTGTCTTCATTGAAAATGGCTTCTTGCCGGGCACAAAAGGTGATAATCAATTTGGTCGCATGCCAAAATAACCCTTCCCAATCCACGGATATGTTCAAAACACTAACTCCATGAGATTGCTTGTACTTTCCCGAACAAAAACGAGCCTCGTGCTCGTTTTTACTTTTTGCACCTGAAAGCAAGAAAATGCCTCTCTTCTCATGCTCCAATGTTCCTGATGTACCAATTCATTTTGAGAACCAAAGTTCAGACTCTTTGTGCTACAAACTCATCGACTTTTCCTCTACAACCAAAGAATCCGTTTTAACGTACTCTCCGGTTAGAGTATAATCACGAGCTTTGAAAGACGATTTGTGCAGCGATATCAATATGACCAATAAACAAAATGTTGACCCTAACGAAATAAAGAAATTCGAAGACATGGCTTCTCGTTGGTGGGATTTAGAAGGTGAGTTCAAGCCACTTCACCAAATAAACCCATTGCGTCTAAATTACGTTTTGGACAAATCCGTAGGGTTATTTGGTAAGAAGGTTCTTGATGTCGGTTGTGGAGGCGGAATTTTAGCAGAAAGCATGGCACAACAAGGTGCCGATGTAACCGGATTAGATATGGGCAAAGAGCCCTTAGAAGTCGCTCGCCTACATGCTTTGGAGACCGGAACCGAGCTTAACTACATTCAGAGCACCATAGAAGAGCATGCAGCGACCCATGCTGGCACCTACGATGTGGTCACCTGTATGGAAATGCTTGAGCATGTTCCAGACCCACTCTCAGTTATCCAGTCATGTTCAGCCTTAGTTAAACCAGGCGGCCATGTCTTTTTCTCAACGCTAAACCGGAATGTCAAATCTTACCTTTTCGCCATTGTAGGGGCAGAGAAGTTGTTAAAAATTGTTCCTGAAGGCACTCATGATCACGATAAATTCATTAAACCTGCTGAGATGATGAAAATGATTGATCATACCGACCTCACCGAAATGGGCATCACGGGCTTGCTCTACAACCCCATCACCGATAGCTACAGATTAGGCAATAACGTCGACGTTAATTACATCGTACATACGATTAAGTACTAAAGCATCGACTAAACAAGGTAGAGACTAGCGCTCCCTAACGAGCGCTTAAATGACGAGCCTAGAAGAACAGCATTATTTCCGTCACCGCTACTCTGTGTACAAACCCTCTTTCCAACTGAATTCTACGCTTTCACTTTTATTCAATTCATCTGTCATCATTCGCTCATATTCTAGCTGCTATAAACAGGGGAATTATGAAAAAACGTGTAGAGGAAAACCACACAATTTTACGTGTTTTTTGCGAATGAGATCACATGCATATCAGACTATTTTCACGACTGTTATTAATAAAAATCAAACACCTAGATGTATTTTTGACCAATCTGTTTTTAGCGAACAAAAATCTATAAAGATCAAGGAAAATATTTTTACATGCGGTTATTTCTAAACCAATCTTCAAATTGCCCTTTTCCCTAATCAAGTCAGCCCTTTTCTCATCGGTTAGTATCCACTTACTGTTTTTTTTTATTTGAATAGTTATCCACAAGTCATCCCAAGACTGTTCCTTGAAAAAAATGACGAACAGCACTATCTTGTAAGTCGAGAACAAATTAACCCCTATATGTTGTGTTTAAACTACAATTTATAGGCAGCTTTTGATTATTTAGTCGTCATAAATTTCATAAGTATTGAACAAAAACAAGTAAAAACACGGCTTTTATCAGTTTTCTTAGGGAAATAAAGCATAATGAACCAACAACTTACCGTTACTAAGCGTGATGGCCGCAAAGAGAATATCGATCTTGAGAAAATTCATCGAGTTATCACTTGGGCAGCCGAAGGTCTACATAATGTGTCTGTGTCGCAAGTTGAGTTGCGTGCTCATATCCAGTTTTACGATGGCATTACCACTTCAGACATTCATGAGACTATCATCAAGTCTGCCGCTGACCTGATTTCTGAAGAGACTCCGGACTATCAATACTTATCTGCTCGCTTAGCGGTTTTCCATCTTCGTAAAAAAGCTTACGGCCAGTACGAGCCGCCAGCTCTTTATGATCATGTTTCACGCTTGATTGATTTAGGTAAGTACGACAAGCACATCCTCGAAGATTACTCCAAACAAGAGCTCGATGAACTTGATGCGTACCTTGACCACAAACGAGATCTCAACTTCTCTTACGCTGCAATCAAGCAGTTAGAAGGTAAGTACTTTGTGCAGAATCGTGTATCCGGTGAGATATATGAGAGTGCTCAGTTCCTATACATACTTGTCGCGGCTTGTTTATTCGCTAAATACCCAAAAGAGAATCGTCTTGATTATATTAAGCGCTTCTACGACGCGACTTCGACGTTCAAGATTTCTTTGCCAACACCGATTATGTCTGGTGTTCGTACGCCTACGCGTCAATTTAGCTCGTGTGTCCTAATTGAATGTGGAGATAGCCTTGATTCTATCAATGCCACAGCAAGTTCAATCGTACGCTATGTTTCTCAGCGTGCGGGTATTGGTATTAATGCAGGTCGTATCCGTGCTTTGGGCTCAGAAATTCGCGGTGGTGAAGCTTTCCACACTGGGTGTATTCCTTTTTACAAGTACTTTCAAACTGCGGTTAAGTGCTGTTCTCAAGGTGGCGTTCGCGGCGGTGCAGCAACTGTTTTTTACCCTCTTTGGCACGGTGAAGCGCGTTCGTTACTGGTACTAAAAAATAACCGTGGTGTAGAAGAAAACCGTGTTCGTCATATGGATTACGGTGTTCAACTGAACAAATTAATGTATCAGCGCCTAGTCGAAGGCGGCAATATCAGCCTGTTTTCTCCATCAGATGTACCAGGCCTGTATGATGCCTTTTTCGAGAATCAGCAAGAGTTTGAACGCCTTTACGTACAATACGAAAACGACCCTTCAATCAAGAAAGAGTCGGTTAAAGCCATTGAAATGTTCACTCTGCTAATGCAAGAGCGTGCATCAACAGGCCGAATCTATATTCAAAATGTGGACCACTGTAATACACACAGCCCATTCGATTCGGAAGTGGCGCCAGTACGTCAATCAAACCTATGTCTTGAAATTGCTCTACCAACCAAGCCATTAAAGAACGTTGAAGACGATTCAGGTGAAATCGCACTTTGTACACTGTCTGCCTTTAACCTTGGTGCCATTAAATCATTGGACGATTTCGAAGAATTATCGGAGTTGGTTGTTCGTGCTCTTGATGCCCTATTAGATTATCAAGACTACCCATTACCAGCCGCTTACAAGTCAACCATGAACCGCCGAACTCTAGGCGTCGGTGTGATTAACTTTGCTTACTACTTGGCTAAAAATGGTGTTAAATATTCTGATGGCAGCGCAAATGGTCTAACTCACCGTACCTTTGAAGCCATTCAGTATTACCTACTCAAAGCTTCTGTGGCATTAGCAAAAGAGCAAGGTGCTTGTCCGCTGTTCCACGAAACAAATTACGCGAAAGGCTTGCTTCCTATCGACACTTACAAAGCAGATGTCGATAAGATTTGTGAAGAAGCTCTGCACTATGATTGGGAAGGTCTTCGCAAAGACATTATGGAACACGGTCTACGTAACTCAACACTGACCGCTTTGATGCCTTCAGAAACTTCGTCTCAGATTTCTAATGCAACGAACGGTATTGAACCACCTCGTGGTTATGTGTCGGTTAAAGCATCGAAAGACGGCATCCTAAAGCAAGTGGTTCCTGAATTCTCTGAGCTCAAAGACAACTATGAACTACTTTGGGACATTGGTTCAAACGACGGCTATCTGCACCTAGTTGGGATCATGCAGAAATTCGTTGACCAAGCAATCTCAGCGAATACTAACTATGACCCGTCTGGTTATGAAAGTGGCAAGGTACCAATGAAGAAACTGCTCCAAGATCTTCTCACTGCGTATAAGTATGGTGTTAAAACGTTGTACTACCACAACACACGTGATGGCGCGAAAGACGATCAAAAAGATGCAGTTCAACCGCAAGATGAAGATTGTGAAGGTGGCGGCTGTAAAATCTAAGCCACTATCATTGACAATTTAAGTAGTAAAAATTATTGAATACCTCCTCATCTTGGGGAGGTCTAAAAGGAATTGAGGCATTATGGCTTACAGTACTTTTAATCAGAATAAAAACGACCAACTCAAAGAGCCTATGTTCCTAGGCCAATCTGTCAATGTTGCTCGTTACGACCAACAAAAGTTTGAAATCTTTGAAAAGCTCATTGAAAAGCAGCTTTCTTTCTTCTGGCGTCCAGAAGAGGTTGACGTATCCAGTGATCGCATTGATTACAACAAGTTGCCTGAGCATGAGAAGCACATTTTTATTTCTAACTTGAAGTATCAAACTCTGCTTGATTCGATTCAAGGTCGAAGCCCAAACGTCGCTCTACTGCCATTGGTTTCGCTTCCAGAGCTTGAAACTTGGATTGAAACTTGGTCTTTTTCTGAGACGATCCACTCTCGTTCATACACGCATATTATTCGTAATATCGTCAACGATCCTAGTGTCGTCTTCGATGATATCGTAGAAAACGACCACATACTGAAACGCGCTAAAGATATTGCTCATTATTACGACGACTTAATCCAAGCAACGAATGATTACCATCGTTACGGAGAAGGTGAGCACGTCATCAATGGTGAAACAGTAAAAATCAGCCTGTATGATTTGAAGAAGAAACTGTACATTTGTCTAATGTCAGTAAATGCATTAGAAGCCATTCGTTTCTATGTTAGCTTCGCGTGTTCATTTGCATTTGCTGAACGTGAGCTCATGGAAGGTAATGCAAAAATCATCAAGCTAATCGCCCGTGATGAAGCCCTTCATCTAAGCGGTACCCAGAATATGATTAACATATTGCGTAATGGCCAAGATGATTTCTCATTCATGCAAATTGCTGAAGAAGCAAAACAAGAATGTTTCGACCTTTTCAAACAAGCTGCTGAACAAGAGAAAGAATGGGCGGAGTACCTGTTCAAAGACGGTTCAATGATTGGTCTAAACAAAGACATTTTGAGTCAATATGTCGAGTACATTACCAATATTCGCATGCAAGCAGTTGGTCTACCTGCAGCCTATCCTGAAGCCACCAGCAACCCAATTCCATGGATCAATGCTTGGTTGTCATCAGATAACGTGCAAGTTGCCCCTCAAGAAGCAGAAATTTCTTCTTACTTAGTGGGTCAAATTGACAACGAAGTGAGTGCAGATGACTTCGAAGGATTCGAATTATAATGACATCGATCAAAATCAACAGCCTCATCAGTATTGAGTCCAATCCATCAAATACTATTTTGGAAACCATGGAAAATGCTGGCCTGCTTCCTGAGTACAACTGCCGTGATGGCCATTGTGGAGCCTGCCGTTGTATTTTAGAAGAAGGGGATGTTGAGTATGTCGATTTTGCGATGGCTTATACTGCGCCCAACGAGATTTTGCCGTGTATTTGTAAAGCTAAATCAGATGTCAAACTAAGTCACGTACGTTATTCATTAAAAGATAAACGCGCTTAGACGTCAGCACACTCTATAAAAAAGCCAAGGCAAACTGAGCCTTGGCTTTTTTATATATATAACGGTCAATATCACAACAGTTTGTTGGGAATATGCATTTCTTGAAGTTTTTCTATAAACATATATTGTGCAAAAATCGCTTTGCCTTCCAGAAAACGACGTAACATATCTAGAGCAACGGTACTAATGACTTTAACTTGGTCTTCTTCTTGGTATTTTCTGGATAAACGATAAAGCCCGCCCCACTCTCCCTCCGCTGAAGCAAGCGCTACCGAAAAAACATCATTTTCGATTCTTCCCGTGACAAGGGACAAATCAGTCGCGCATTTTTCTCTCGTCGCTCCAGCTAAAGCAAACGTTGCTGCAAGTGGATCTCCGTCATCAGTAACAGTTTGACTTGCTCCAGATAACAACCAACCATGGCCAAACTGCTGCCTAACCAAACTATCGCTATTTAACCAATACGTTAAATACCCAGCACTGCTTTTCTCTGATACCGACAGTGTTAAGTGCTTATCCTGTAGCATTTGCCCAACATGAGTGAGCATGGGTGTATCAACACTCACCGTATTTTGCTCAAGGTGTTTTTGCACTAAGTTCAGCAAGCGCGTTCGAGTTTCCAACTGATCAATTGGACCGAAGAGTTTGACTTCAATAAATGGTAAATAAGAACGATAACCCAAAA
This window of the Vibrio azureus genome carries:
- the ubiG gene encoding bifunctional 2-polyprenyl-6-hydroxyphenol methylase/3-demethylubiquinol 3-O-methyltransferase UbiG gives rise to the protein MTNKQNVDPNEIKKFEDMASRWWDLEGEFKPLHQINPLRLNYVLDKSVGLFGKKVLDVGCGGGILAESMAQQGADVTGLDMGKEPLEVARLHALETGTELNYIQSTIEEHAATHAGTYDVVTCMEMLEHVPDPLSVIQSCSALVKPGGHVFFSTLNRNVKSYLFAIVGAEKLLKIVPEGTHDHDKFIKPAEMMKMIDHTDLTEMGITGLLYNPITDSYRLGNNVDVNYIVHTIKY
- the nrdA gene encoding class 1a ribonucleoside-diphosphate reductase subunit alpha; its protein translation is MNQQLTVTKRDGRKENIDLEKIHRVITWAAEGLHNVSVSQVELRAHIQFYDGITTSDIHETIIKSAADLISEETPDYQYLSARLAVFHLRKKAYGQYEPPALYDHVSRLIDLGKYDKHILEDYSKQELDELDAYLDHKRDLNFSYAAIKQLEGKYFVQNRVSGEIYESAQFLYILVAACLFAKYPKENRLDYIKRFYDATSTFKISLPTPIMSGVRTPTRQFSSCVLIECGDSLDSINATASSIVRYVSQRAGIGINAGRIRALGSEIRGGEAFHTGCIPFYKYFQTAVKCCSQGGVRGGAATVFYPLWHGEARSLLVLKNNRGVEENRVRHMDYGVQLNKLMYQRLVEGGNISLFSPSDVPGLYDAFFENQQEFERLYVQYENDPSIKKESVKAIEMFTLLMQERASTGRIYIQNVDHCNTHSPFDSEVAPVRQSNLCLEIALPTKPLKNVEDDSGEIALCTLSAFNLGAIKSLDDFEELSELVVRALDALLDYQDYPLPAAYKSTMNRRTLGVGVINFAYYLAKNGVKYSDGSANGLTHRTFEAIQYYLLKASVALAKEQGACPLFHETNYAKGLLPIDTYKADVDKICEEALHYDWEGLRKDIMEHGLRNSTLTALMPSETSSQISNATNGIEPPRGYVSVKASKDGILKQVVPEFSELKDNYELLWDIGSNDGYLHLVGIMQKFVDQAISANTNYDPSGYESGKVPMKKLLQDLLTAYKYGVKTLYYHNTRDGAKDDQKDAVQPQDEDCEGGGCKI
- the nrdB gene encoding class Ia ribonucleoside-diphosphate reductase subunit beta; this translates as MAYSTFNQNKNDQLKEPMFLGQSVNVARYDQQKFEIFEKLIEKQLSFFWRPEEVDVSSDRIDYNKLPEHEKHIFISNLKYQTLLDSIQGRSPNVALLPLVSLPELETWIETWSFSETIHSRSYTHIIRNIVNDPSVVFDDIVENDHILKRAKDIAHYYDDLIQATNDYHRYGEGEHVINGETVKISLYDLKKKLYICLMSVNALEAIRFYVSFACSFAFAERELMEGNAKIIKLIARDEALHLSGTQNMINILRNGQDDFSFMQIAEEAKQECFDLFKQAAEQEKEWAEYLFKDGSMIGLNKDILSQYVEYITNIRMQAVGLPAAYPEATSNPIPWINAWLSSDNVQVAPQEAEISSYLVGQIDNEVSADDFEGFEL
- a CDS encoding 2Fe-2S iron-sulfur cluster-binding protein; its protein translation is MTSIKINSLISIESNPSNTILETMENAGLLPEYNCRDGHCGACRCILEEGDVEYVDFAMAYTAPNEILPCICKAKSDVKLSHVRYSLKDKRA